CGCTAAGCATTGCGACTGGATCTTTTGCCTGGGCGGCGTGGACCAGATGCGGCGCGCGGCGGACGCGGTCACCGAGCAGGCGGCGCACTACGGTCGCCACGTCGATCCGATGACTTTCGCTTACGTGGTGATTGCGGAAACCGATTCGCGCGCCCACGAAATATTCGACTCGCTCGCCGGCCAGATCGACGAAGAAGCGGCCGACACCTTCATCATGCGCGGCATGGCGGGCTCGCAGTCCGGCACCCCGCTGGCGGAGTTCACGCTGGACCCGGGCAAGAGCCTTCGCCAGCAGATCGGCGAAGAGCGCTACCTCGGTTCGGCGCTGGGCCTCGGCGGCCATCATATCGTCGGTTCGCCGCAAACCGTTGCCGAGCAGATTCGATTGCTGCACGAGCAGGGCGGCCAGCGCGGGGTGTTGCTGTCTTTTTTCGATCCCCTGGCCGGGCTTGAGATGGTGCGCGACGGCGTGTTGCCGATTCTGCGCAAGATGGGTCTGCGCAAGTAATCTCGCGCGGCCAATTAGGGGAAGTGAGGATCACGATGACGGAAAATGAACGCGAAGATATTGTGCAGCGGGCGCGGACGGTAGCAGTGGAGAAGCTTGCGCCGCGCGCCGATACGCACGATCGCGAAGGCTCGTTCCCGACCGAGAACTTTGCCGACTTGCATCGCGCAGGGTTGCTGGGGCTCCCTATTCCGGTCCGCTACGGCGGTCTTGGCGGCGGTATCGGCGGCGACCATCGATCCTTTTATCCGGTGGTGCACGAGATCGCACGCGGATGCGGATCGACCGCGCTGATTTACGGACATCATGCGTACGTGGCCGGATTGGTAGCTCAGCTCGGCACCGAAAATCAGCAACAGCGCTATTTCGAGCAAGTGCTTAAGCGGGGCGCGCTGTTCGCTTCGATTGGATCGGAGCCTGCGGGCGGCAATCTTGCTGCGATGAGCACGACGGCGCGGCGCGTTGCGGGCGGTTACGTTTTGAACGGACGCAAGCGCTTCGGCTCAGGCATGGGCTACACAACGTTTCACATGATATGGGCGCAACTCGAGGGTGAGTCCAATCTCGAAAAGGGGTTGCTGCTGGCCTTCATCGAGCCGGACAACCCGCACATCAAGATCATCCGCGATTGGAGCTCGATGGGGATGCGGGCGACCGCTACCGACGGCATGGAGTTGACCGAGTGCTTCGTCCCGGACGATGACGTGCTCGAGGGTCCGGGCGCCTATTTTCGCTTGCCGATACCTGGGCTGTTTTTCCACACCGAGTTCGCCGCCAACTTTACAGGCGTCGCCTCGGGCGCGCTCGACTTCGCGGTACAATATGTTCGCGAACAGACGCGCCCGTGGATGGGCAGCGACCTCACCCGCGCGATCGACGATCCCTATCTGCAGTATCGTTTCGGCGAGATGTACTCGCTGCGGGAGGCCTCGCTGTCATTGGTGAACCGCTCGGCCGCGGCGATTCAACGCGCGCAGGATTCCGGCACCCAAAACGATCTTGTGGAAGCGGCGAAGGCGTCCTGGTCGGCGAAGATCTTCGCCACCGAAGCCAGCGGCAAAATCACCAACATGGTTTTCCAGGTTTGCGGCGCCCGATCAACGCGAATGAAGTACAACCTCGATCGGTTCTGGCGCGATGCGCGCACCTTTACGCTGCATGATCCGGTGGACGGACGTCGGCAAGCGCTGGGCGCGGTCGTGCTGGGCGCTCATGAGTATCGCGCGTCGATCATTTGAAG
Above is a genomic segment from Candidatus Binatus sp. containing:
- a CDS encoding acyl-CoA dehydrogenase family protein; translated protein: MTENEREDIVQRARTVAVEKLAPRADTHDREGSFPTENFADLHRAGLLGLPIPVRYGGLGGGIGGDHRSFYPVVHEIARGCGSTALIYGHHAYVAGLVAQLGTENQQQRYFEQVLKRGALFASIGSEPAGGNLAAMSTTARRVAGGYVLNGRKRFGSGMGYTTFHMIWAQLEGESNLEKGLLLAFIEPDNPHIKIIRDWSSMGMRATATDGMELTECFVPDDDVLEGPGAYFRLPIPGLFFHTEFAANFTGVASGALDFAVQYVREQTRPWMGSDLTRAIDDPYLQYRFGEMYSLREASLSLVNRSAAAIQRAQDSGTQNDLVEAAKASWSAKIFATEASGKITNMVFQVCGARSTRMKYNLDRFWRDARTFTLHDPVDGRRQALGAVVLGAHEYRASII